From the Bacteroidia bacterium genome, one window contains:
- a CDS encoding cation-translocating P-type ATPase → MATTHWHTETITDIARELEVPLSTGLSDEVVEARRAKYGPNELREHGGTSPIKLLWAQFTNTMVLILIAAAVVSGFLGKATEAGAIGAIVVLFAILGFVQEFRAERAMAALKRLAVPGVRVRRGGSVQEISAAQLVPGDVVLLEAGNAIPADLRLVESVNLRIQEAALTGESEAVEKHTDPLPQEDVPLGDRRNMAYLGTVVTYGRGTAVVVATGMDTELGNIATLLQTVESGLTPLQQRLDQVGKQLAVGGVIVAVLVMLIGILRGEALEEMFLTAVSVAVAVVPEGLPAVVTITLALGAQRMLRRRALIRKLPAVETLGSVTTICSDKTGTLTENRMTVTVIDVAGHFLELQGTKRHPAAVLLPSDAGPDFLENQPPEIGLALAAGALCNDASLQPDPQTGRSVALGDPTEGALLVAASQGGLDKSDLEHIVPRVAELPFDADRKRMTTVHRLPDDRSTLPAALRALHDAPSPFVSVTKGAVDGLLPLCHAIWLNGVAAPLDDAWRKRITVANDEMAQNGMRVLGLAMHWQDTADPSEETLIFIGLAGMIDPPRPEVKEAVATCKAAGIRPIMITGDHPLTARFIAHDLGITDKMRVTTGQELSRMSPEELRDVVREVSVYARVTPEHKLRIVEELQAQEQVVAMTGDGVNDSPALRKADIGIAMGITGTDVSKEASEMVLLDDNFATIVSAVEEGRAIYDNIRRFVKFSIAGNVGKVLVMLLAPLGGVNVALLPLQLLWLNLLTDGLLGLGLGVEPVEPNAMKRPPRAPKESLFSGGLTRHVIWVGLVIGVLALGVGALYYLESGGSDNRWQTMMFTALAFMQMGQALASRSTFESLASLGLRSNPVMLALVLITATLQLLVLYVPAVAGVFHIAPLGVLDLLLCAGLGAAVLLLIEWEKAWLRRKAAMTVPG, encoded by the coding sequence ATGGCAACGACACATTGGCATACGGAAACCATAACGGATATCGCTCGTGAACTTGAGGTCCCTCTGTCGACGGGCTTGAGTGACGAAGTCGTCGAGGCGCGTCGCGCGAAGTATGGTCCGAACGAGCTCCGGGAGCATGGCGGTACTTCACCCATCAAATTGTTGTGGGCGCAGTTCACGAACACGATGGTTCTGATTCTGATCGCCGCTGCAGTGGTTTCCGGTTTCCTGGGGAAGGCGACGGAGGCCGGCGCCATCGGGGCTATCGTCGTGCTTTTCGCTATCCTGGGTTTCGTGCAGGAGTTCAGGGCCGAGAGGGCCATGGCCGCTTTGAAACGTCTGGCCGTGCCGGGCGTGCGTGTGCGGCGCGGAGGCAGTGTACAGGAAATATCCGCCGCACAGTTGGTGCCCGGAGATGTTGTTTTGCTGGAGGCGGGAAACGCCATTCCCGCCGATTTGCGCCTTGTGGAAAGCGTGAACCTTCGTATTCAGGAAGCCGCGCTGACCGGTGAATCGGAGGCGGTGGAAAAGCATACAGATCCATTGCCTCAGGAAGATGTCCCCCTCGGCGACCGGCGGAACATGGCGTACCTGGGTACCGTCGTCACCTACGGACGCGGCACGGCCGTGGTGGTTGCCACAGGCATGGACACGGAACTGGGGAACATCGCTACCTTGCTGCAAACTGTCGAATCCGGACTGACGCCATTGCAGCAACGACTCGATCAGGTGGGCAAACAGTTGGCTGTCGGCGGCGTCATCGTCGCCGTTCTGGTGATGCTCATCGGTATCCTGCGCGGCGAGGCCCTGGAGGAAATGTTTCTGACGGCTGTTTCCGTCGCAGTCGCCGTGGTTCCTGAAGGACTGCCCGCCGTCGTGACGATCACGCTGGCACTGGGCGCACAGCGTATGCTTCGCCGCCGCGCGTTGATCCGCAAACTTCCCGCCGTAGAAACTCTTGGTTCCGTCACCACCATTTGTTCCGACAAAACCGGCACGTTGACCGAAAACCGCATGACGGTCACGGTCATTGACGTCGCCGGGCACTTCCTGGAATTACAGGGCACGAAGCGCCATCCCGCCGCGGTACTCCTCCCGTCCGATGCCGGTCCGGATTTCCTGGAGAATCAACCCCCGGAAATTGGGCTCGCTCTTGCCGCCGGTGCCTTGTGCAATGATGCTTCCCTTCAACCTGATCCGCAGACTGGACGATCCGTTGCTCTGGGTGATCCGACCGAGGGTGCGCTGTTGGTTGCCGCTTCGCAGGGCGGTCTGGACAAGAGTGATCTGGAGCACATTGTTCCGCGTGTGGCGGAATTACCCTTCGACGCGGATCGCAAACGCATGACCACCGTGCATCGCCTGCCGGACGACAGAAGCACCTTGCCCGCTGCGCTCCGCGCACTGCACGATGCGCCGTCGCCCTTCGTCTCCGTTACCAAGGGAGCGGTGGATGGTCTGTTGCCGCTCTGTCACGCAATCTGGCTGAATGGCGTGGCGGCACCCCTGGACGACGCGTGGCGGAAGCGTATCACTGTCGCGAACGATGAAATGGCGCAGAACGGTATGCGCGTGCTGGGCCTGGCGATGCACTGGCAGGATACCGCCGATCCCTCGGAGGAGACGCTGATCTTTATCGGACTGGCAGGGATGATCGACCCGCCGCGACCGGAAGTGAAGGAGGCGGTGGCGACCTGCAAGGCGGCCGGTATTCGACCCATCATGATCACCGGCGACCATCCGTTGACAGCCAGATTTATCGCACACGATCTTGGCATCACCGACAAAATGCGGGTCACAACCGGACAGGAGCTGAGTCGCATGTCACCTGAGGAATTACGGGACGTCGTTCGTGAAGTGTCGGTGTACGCGCGCGTGACGCCGGAGCACAAACTCCGCATCGTGGAAGAACTGCAAGCGCAGGAGCAGGTTGTGGCCATGACCGGCGACGGCGTCAATGATTCGCCGGCGCTGCGCAAGGCCGACATCGGCATAGCCATGGGCATCACCGGCACCGACGTTTCGAAAGAAGCGTCGGAGATGGTGTTGCTGGATGACAACTTCGCAACCATCGTCTCGGCCGTGGAGGAAGGCCGCGCCATTTACGACAACATCCGCCGTTTCGTGAAATTCTCTATAGCGGGCAATGTCGGCAAGGTGCTGGTGATGCTGCTCGCCCCGTTGGGCGGCGTCAATGTGGCACTGCTGCCGCTGCAATTGTTGTGGCTGAATCTCCTCACAGACGGACTGCTGGGTCTGGGACTGGGGGTGGAGCCCGTCGAACCGAATGCCATGAAACGTCCTCCGCGCGCGCCGAAGGAAAGCTTGTTCAGCGGGGGCCTGACCCGTCACGTCATCTGGGTTGGACTGGTGATCGGTGTACTCGCGCTGGGTGTGGGAGCGCTGTACTACCTCGAGAGCGGAGGCAGCGACAATCGCTGGCAGACGATGATGTTTACGGCCCTGGCCTTCATGCAGATGGGGCAGGCACTGGCGTCCCGTTCCACCTTCGAGTCGCTGGCCTCCCTGGGACTCCGGTCCAATCCCGTCATGCTGGCACTGGTGTTGATTACGGCGACACTTCAGCTTCTTGTCCTCTATGTTCCCGCTGTGGCCGGCGTCTTCCACATTGCGCCCCTCGGTGTGCTCGATCTGCTGCTGTGCGCAGGCCTGGGGGCCGCAGTATTGCTGCTGATTGAATGGGAGAAGGCATGGCTGCGCCGTAAGGCAGCTATGACAGTACCCGGGTGA
- a CDS encoding ATP-binding protein, which yields MRFHELTAMLEEGEGLTVEFKRKVSSPEKIAREMIAFANTRGGTVIFGIDDDKSVVGVESEKSEMEDIRIAAEVLSDPPLPYAVFIFQIDSRDIICVRLPESEHKPHYLRSDAGDRVAYVRVGEKSIQASKEMVRVLRHQYGASEPVRLIVGEAEKRLFAWFERNERITVKEYAKLINVSDRRATRLLVRLVRAGALAIHTDEKTDYFTQM from the coding sequence ATGCGCTTTCACGAACTTACGGCAATGCTGGAAGAAGGCGAGGGTCTGACCGTCGAATTCAAACGCAAGGTCTCCTCGCCCGAAAAAATCGCGCGCGAGATGATCGCCTTCGCGAATACACGCGGCGGCACCGTCATTTTCGGTATCGACGACGATAAAAGCGTGGTGGGTGTGGAAAGCGAGAAAAGTGAGATGGAGGACATACGTATTGCCGCGGAAGTGCTGAGCGATCCCCCGCTCCCCTATGCCGTATTCATCTTTCAAATCGACAGCCGCGACATCATCTGCGTACGCTTACCCGAAAGCGAGCACAAGCCCCATTATCTGCGTTCAGACGCGGGAGATCGTGTAGCGTATGTCCGGGTAGGCGAGAAAAGCATTCAGGCGTCGAAGGAAATGGTGCGCGTCTTGCGGCATCAGTACGGCGCGTCGGAACCCGTGCGGCTCATCGTGGGCGAGGCGGAGAAACGGCTGTTCGCATGGTTCGAGCGCAACGAACGCATCACCGTCAAGGAATATGCCAAGCTCATCAACGTCTCCGACAGGCGCGCCACACGCCTGCTCGTTCGGCTCGTCCGCGCCGGCGCATTGGCGATCCATACGGACGAAAAGACGGATTACTTTACGCAAATGTGA
- a CDS encoding radical SAM protein has product MPILCNYYLTYRCNAYCDFCHFGDHAQFRGQRHAETTDVLRNIPALYKLGVRFIDLTGGEPLLHPDIDVIARCAKDAGMRTSITSNGLLYPKFARRLRGLVDLLHFSLDSDDAAQHDALRGVPCFDEVMRSLDLAAELGEKPDLIFTATRDNYTRLAAVHDIARSRGLMLLINPVFEYFREEDLPEEALREIERVAKLPMAYLNPSFITLRRRGGNDPAAPLCRAASRVIVISPDDHILLPCYHQHMERIPIEGDLLRAYQSERIAWHREREGRHSFCKGCTINCYFEPSFAFPTNLLSIASVPSKIKYGYTKYIVQPLRGR; this is encoded by the coding sequence ATGCCGATACTGTGCAACTATTATCTGACCTACCGCTGTAACGCCTACTGCGACTTCTGCCATTTCGGGGATCATGCGCAGTTCCGCGGGCAGCGGCACGCGGAAACCACCGACGTGCTGCGCAACATTCCTGCGCTGTACAAACTCGGCGTGCGCTTCATCGATCTGACGGGAGGCGAGCCGCTGTTGCATCCGGATATTGACGTCATCGCGCGTTGCGCAAAGGACGCCGGAATGCGCACCAGCATCACCAGCAATGGATTGCTGTATCCGAAATTTGCGCGGCGGCTGCGGGGACTGGTGGATCTGCTCCATTTCTCACTGGACAGCGACGACGCTGCGCAGCACGACGCGTTGCGCGGTGTGCCGTGCTTCGACGAGGTGATGCGCTCGCTGGACCTGGCGGCGGAACTGGGCGAGAAACCGGATCTGATTTTTACCGCTACGAGAGACAACTACACACGTCTCGCGGCGGTGCATGATATAGCGCGCTCGCGGGGACTGATGCTGCTCATCAATCCCGTCTTCGAGTATTTTCGGGAGGAGGACCTCCCCGAGGAAGCCCTTCGCGAGATCGAGCGCGTCGCGAAGCTCCCGATGGCCTATCTCAATCCGTCCTTCATCACGCTGCGGCGCCGGGGGGGCAACGATCCCGCCGCTCCGTTGTGTCGCGCGGCGTCCCGCGTCATCGTGATTTCGCCGGACGATCATATTCTGCTGCCTTGCTACCATCAGCACATGGAACGCATTCCCATCGAGGGAGATTTGCTGCGCGCATACCAAAGCGAGCGCATCGCCTGGCATCGCGAGAGGGAAGGGCGCCACTCCTTCTGCAAGGGATGTACCATCAATTGCTACTTCGAACCCTCCTTCGCCTTCCCGACCAATCTGCTGTCCATCGCGTCCGTTCCTTCCAAAATCAAATACGGTTACACCAAGTACATCGTGCAGCCCCTGCGCGGGAGATGA
- a CDS encoding AAA family ATPase: MDVNIQEINERIQKESAFIDILKMEIGKVIIGQKAMVDRLLIGLLGNGHILLEGVPGLAKTTAIKTLAASLHATFHRIQFTPDLLPADLVGTMIYNQKTGEFQTRQGPVFANFILADEINRSPAKVQSALLEAMQERQVTIGDQTFKLPDPFLVMATQNPIEQEGTYPLPEAQVDRFMLKVTIDYPARDEELRIMRQQIADEIPVANPVVSTQEILSARHAMHAVYMDEKIERYILDIVEATRRPKDFRLESLAPYIAYGGSPRASINLAIAGKAHAFIQRRGYVIPEDIRAICFDVLRHRVAVTYEAEAEEMTSEHIIQRILDTIEVP; encoded by the coding sequence ATGGACGTCAACATCCAGGAGATCAACGAACGCATTCAAAAAGAGAGCGCCTTCATCGATATCCTGAAAATGGAAATCGGCAAGGTCATCATCGGGCAGAAGGCCATGGTGGACCGTCTGCTCATCGGTCTGCTCGGCAACGGGCACATTCTGCTCGAGGGCGTACCGGGTCTGGCGAAAACCACCGCCATCAAGACGCTCGCGGCATCGCTGCACGCCACTTTCCACCGCATTCAGTTCACGCCCGATCTTCTGCCCGCCGATCTCGTCGGCACCATGATTTACAATCAGAAAACCGGTGAATTCCAGACACGGCAGGGCCCGGTTTTCGCCAATTTCATTCTCGCCGACGAAATCAACCGCTCGCCCGCCAAGGTGCAGAGCGCGTTGCTCGAGGCCATGCAGGAGCGGCAGGTCACCATCGGCGATCAGACCTTCAAACTGCCCGATCCTTTCCTCGTCATGGCCACGCAGAATCCCATAGAGCAGGAAGGCACCTATCCGCTGCCCGAAGCGCAGGTGGATCGCTTCATGCTCAAAGTCACCATCGACTATCCCGCGCGCGACGAAGAATTGCGCATCATGCGCCAGCAGATCGCCGACGAAATTCCCGTCGCCAACCCCGTGGTCTCCACGCAGGAGATCCTCAGCGCGCGGCATGCCATGCACGCGGTGTATATGGACGAGAAAATCGAGCGCTACATCCTCGACATCGTGGAGGCCACGCGCCGTCCGAAGGATTTCCGTCTGGAAAGTCTCGCGCCCTACATCGCCTACGGCGGCTCGCCCCGCGCGTCCATCAATCTCGCCATCGCCGGCAAGGCGCACGCCTTCATACAACGGCGCGGCTACGTCATTCCCGAAGACATACGCGCGATTTGCTTCGACGTGCTCCGTCACAGAGTGGCCGTCACCTACGAGGCCGAGGCCGAGGAGATGACGTCCGAGCATATCATACAGCGCATCCTGGATACCATCGAGGTTCCCTGA
- a CDS encoding DUF58 domain-containing protein, whose translation MDTTQIFRNVRQIEIRTRGLVNQLFSGEYHSVFKGRGMEFTEVREYNYGDDVRTIDWNVSARFNRPFVKVFEEERELTVMLLVDMSGSQDFGTMVRKKREIAAELCAVLAFSAIKNNDKVGMVIFTDRVETFIPPKKGRSHILRIIRDILAYQPQGNGTNLKAALEYFTSVTKKRSIVFLVSDFIDDGYQRPMKIAARKHDLIAVRLIDAREADVPDVGLVKLRDAESGSERWIDTSQASVRKAWRENWERRFEAQSREFLISNVDAITIDARRGYVQPLVEFFRMREKRYR comes from the coding sequence ATGGATACCACGCAGATTTTCAGAAATGTCCGGCAAATAGAAATCCGCACGCGGGGGCTGGTCAATCAGCTTTTCTCGGGCGAATACCATTCTGTGTTCAAAGGACGCGGCATGGAATTCACCGAGGTGCGCGAATACAATTACGGCGACGATGTGCGCACGATAGACTGGAACGTCTCCGCGCGTTTCAACAGGCCATTCGTCAAGGTGTTCGAAGAGGAGCGCGAACTCACCGTCATGCTGCTCGTGGACATGAGCGGTTCGCAGGATTTCGGGACCATGGTGCGCAAGAAGCGCGAAATCGCCGCGGAGCTCTGCGCGGTGCTGGCCTTCAGCGCCATCAAGAACAACGACAAGGTGGGCATGGTCATTTTCACCGACAGGGTGGAGACCTTCATTCCTCCGAAAAAAGGGCGCTCGCATATCCTGCGCATCATTCGCGATATTCTTGCCTACCAGCCGCAGGGCAACGGGACGAATCTCAAGGCGGCGCTGGAGTACTTCACCAGCGTGACCAAGAAGCGCTCCATCGTGTTTCTGGTCTCCGATTTCATTGACGATGGCTATCAGCGTCCGATGAAAATCGCGGCGCGCAAGCACGACCTCATCGCCGTGCGTCTCATTGACGCACGCGAGGCGGATGTGCCCGATGTGGGTCTGGTGAAACTGCGCGACGCGGAGAGCGGCAGCGAGCGTTGGATAGATACTTCACAGGCCTCGGTGCGGAAGGCGTGGCGCGAAAACTGGGAGCGACGCTTCGAAGCACAGTCACGGGAGTTCCTGATCTCCAATGTGGACGCCATCACCATCGACGCGCGCCGCGGCTATGTGCAGCCGCTCGTGGAATTTTTCAGAATGCGGGAGAAACGCTACCGATGA
- a CDS encoding VWA domain-containing protein — MIPEITQFANPAFLWLLLLLPLLTAWHVWKRNRLTASLRHSSLDVLRGLPSGWRAHLRHLPFALRMLALAALIIAFARPQTSARGENVYREGIDITIVLDISGSMLAEDFRPNRLEAAKTVAQEFILGRESDRIGLVIFAGESFTQCPLTTDYSVLVDLLKKVKTGYLQDGTAIGEGVANAVNRMKNSKAKSRVMIVLTDGVNNMGSIDPATAAEIAATFGIRMYTIGVGTRGTAPYPFKTPFGIQYQQMPVEIDETMLRQVAELTGGEYFRATGNRALREIYERIDKMERTRVEVTEFHRYTELFYGFVLWALALFAAELLLRAFVFRKIP, encoded by the coding sequence ATGATTCCGGAAATCACGCAATTCGCCAATCCCGCGTTTCTCTGGCTTCTGCTGCTCTTGCCACTGCTGACGGCGTGGCACGTGTGGAAGCGGAACCGCCTCACCGCCTCGCTGCGTCACTCTTCGCTCGACGTATTGCGCGGGTTGCCTTCCGGCTGGCGCGCGCATCTGCGCCACCTGCCCTTCGCCCTGCGCATGCTCGCGCTTGCGGCGCTCATCATCGCCTTCGCGCGTCCGCAGACCTCGGCGCGGGGGGAGAATGTGTACCGCGAGGGAATTGATATCACTATTGTGCTCGACATTTCCGGCTCCATGCTGGCGGAAGATTTTCGTCCCAACCGCCTCGAAGCGGCAAAAACCGTGGCGCAGGAATTTATCCTCGGCCGCGAAAGCGACCGCATCGGCCTGGTGATTTTCGCCGGCGAGAGTTTTACGCAGTGTCCGCTCACCACCGACTACAGCGTACTCGTGGATCTCCTGAAAAAAGTGAAAACCGGCTATCTGCAGGACGGCACAGCGATAGGGGAAGGCGTGGCCAACGCGGTGAATCGCATGAAGAACAGCAAGGCGAAAAGCCGCGTGATGATTGTTCTCACCGACGGGGTCAACAACATGGGCTCCATCGATCCGGCCACCGCGGCCGAGATAGCCGCCACCTTCGGCATCCGCATGTACACCATCGGTGTGGGCACGCGGGGAACGGCGCCGTATCCGTTTAAAACGCCGTTCGGCATTCAGTATCAGCAGATGCCGGTGGAGATTGACGAGACCATGCTGCGGCAGGTGGCCGAGCTGACCGGCGGCGAGTACTTCCGCGCAACGGGGAACCGTGCGTTGCGCGAGATCTACGAACGCATAGACAAAATGGAGCGCACACGCGTGGAAGTCACGGAATTTCACCGCTACACGGAGCTGTTCTACGGATTCGTGCTGTGGGCGCTCGCTTTGTTTGCCGCGGAATTGCTGCTGCGCGCCTTCGTGTTCCGGAAAATTCCCTAG
- a CDS encoding VWA domain-containing protein, whose amino-acid sequence MIKFAHPEYLTWLFALPALAALFWYVWFRQRRGMRRYGDSALVRRMIPERSGVKHWLRMSLILLAAASLIVALANPKVGTRFEEVTRSGIDIIVAVDVSNSMRAEDIQPNRIKAAKKELQNLINNLKGDRIGIIVFAGDGYTQLPLTSDYNAALMLTDVITTGIAPKPGTAIGTAINLARESFEKEEGKYKALVIITDGENHEDDPVEAAREAADEGIVIHTIGMGSLEGAPIPAGDSPNAGYKRDNSGEMVLSRLDAETLQNIAAATEGTFTQAVSGRDNLATVFEQIERMEKKEFGTRQFTDFEDRFQFPLALGLLLLIGELFLSETRNRFLARFSIFAPKEND is encoded by the coding sequence ATGATTAAATTCGCCCATCCGGAATATCTCACCTGGCTGTTCGCGCTGCCGGCGCTGGCCGCGCTGTTCTGGTATGTGTGGTTTCGGCAGCGGCGGGGGATGCGGCGCTACGGCGACAGCGCGCTCGTCAGACGCATGATACCCGAACGCAGCGGGGTCAAGCATTGGTTGCGCATGTCGCTGATTCTTCTTGCCGCCGCGTCGCTCATCGTGGCGCTGGCCAATCCCAAAGTCGGCACGCGCTTCGAAGAAGTCACGCGCAGCGGCATTGACATTATCGTCGCGGTGGACGTGTCCAACAGCATGCGCGCGGAGGACATTCAACCCAACCGCATAAAAGCCGCCAAAAAAGAACTGCAAAACCTCATTAACAATCTCAAGGGCGATCGCATCGGCATCATCGTGTTCGCCGGCGACGGCTATACGCAACTGCCTCTCACGTCGGATTACAACGCGGCCCTCATGCTCACCGATGTAATCACGACGGGCATCGCCCCCAAGCCGGGTACCGCCATAGGCACCGCCATCAATCTTGCGCGCGAGTCCTTCGAGAAGGAGGAGGGCAAGTACAAGGCGCTGGTGATCATCACCGACGGAGAGAATCATGAAGACGATCCCGTCGAGGCAGCACGCGAAGCGGCGGATGAGGGCATCGTCATTCACACTATCGGCATGGGCTCGCTCGAAGGCGCACCGATTCCCGCGGGCGACAGTCCCAACGCCGGTTACAAGCGCGACAACAGCGGCGAGATGGTTCTCTCGCGGCTCGATGCGGAAACCTTGCAGAACATCGCCGCGGCGACGGAGGGGACCTTCACGCAGGCCGTCAGCGGCAGGGACAATCTCGCCACCGTGTTCGAGCAGATCGAGCGCATGGAGAAAAAGGAATTCGGTACGAGACAATTCACCGATTTCGAGGATCGTTTCCAGTTTCCCCTTGCGCTCGGATTGCTGTTGCTCATAGGCGAATTGTTTCTATCCGAAACGCGCAACCGTTTCCTCGCGCGCTTCTCCATTTTCGCCCCGAAGGAAAATGACTGA
- a CDS encoding tetratricopeptide repeat protein, which produces MNRIQLLALALALLLPAASATAQSYRGLVNDANEAYRQKKYDAARDGYAKASKEKPDRIESWFNSGNTAYRTDDIQTALKQYEQAGKRARSKEEVAGALYNAGNVFLNAAEKGADNPVLTQAAGGDAAKLRMEGYRQAIGMYKQALKLHPSDADARYNLTYARKKLDELQQQQQNQNQNQDKKQEKQDKNQDQQNQDKSKQEEQQKQDKQDQQQQQQQNQKDQQQKDKAKQDQQQQQKPQPQMSKQQAEQILRALERQEKDLQKEKRQQVPVRIQVEKDW; this is translated from the coding sequence ATGAACAGGATACAGCTTCTCGCACTTGCTCTGGCGCTCCTTCTCCCTGCCGCTTCCGCGACCGCGCAGTCTTACCGCGGCCTCGTAAACGACGCGAACGAGGCCTACCGGCAGAAGAAATACGATGCTGCCCGCGACGGCTATGCGAAAGCGTCGAAGGAAAAACCCGACCGCATCGAAAGCTGGTTCAACAGCGGGAATACCGCCTACCGCACCGATGACATACAGACCGCGCTCAAGCAGTACGAACAGGCCGGGAAGCGGGCCCGCAGCAAGGAGGAAGTCGCCGGCGCACTGTACAACGCCGGAAACGTGTTCCTGAACGCCGCGGAGAAGGGCGCCGACAATCCCGTTCTCACGCAGGCCGCGGGAGGCGACGCCGCAAAACTCCGCATGGAAGGGTACCGGCAGGCCATCGGTATGTACAAGCAGGCGCTCAAACTCCATCCCTCCGACGCGGACGCACGCTACAACCTCACGTATGCGCGGAAGAAGCTCGATGAGCTTCAGCAACAGCAGCAGAATCAAAATCAGAATCAGGACAAGAAACAGGAAAAACAGGACAAGAATCAGGATCAGCAGAATCAGGATAAGAGCAAGCAGGAAGAGCAGCAGAAACAGGATAAACAGGATCAGCAACAGCAGCAACAGCAGAACCAGAAAGATCAGCAGCAGAAGGATAAGGCGAAGCAGGACCAGCAACAGCAGCAGAAACCGCAGCCGCAAATGTCCAAGCAGCAGGCGGAGCAGATTTTACGCGCCCTGGAACGCCAGGAAAAAGATTTACAAAAAGAAAAGCGGCAGCAGGTGCCTGTCCGAATTCAGGTGGAAAAAGACTGGTAA